A window of the Cicer arietinum cultivar CDC Frontier isolate Library 1 chromosome 6, Cicar.CDCFrontier_v2.0, whole genome shotgun sequence genome harbors these coding sequences:
- the LOC140920760 gene encoding uncharacterized mitochondrial protein AtMg00860-like: MLRVIQQHVMFVKLSKCSFGVLENEYLGHIVFGQGVAMESSKVQAILQWPTPTNVKQLRGFLGLTCYYRRFIQAYARIAAPLTELLKKDVYLWTDATETTFLQLKEVMISAPILGTPNFHQPFILETDASGVGIGALLHQNGHPIAYFSKKLAPRTQKQSAYFREMLAIAEAISKFRHYLLGHRFIIRTDQKSLRSLMDKKLQTPEQQQWLHRFLGYDFTIEYKPRMDNLAADALSRVMYLS; encoded by the coding sequence ATGTTAAGAGTTATTCAACAACATGTCATGTTTGTGAAGTTATCCAAGTGTTCATTTGGAGTTTTAGAAAATGAATACTTGGGTCATATAGTTTTTGGGCAAGGAGTAGCTATGGAGAGTAGTAAGGTTCAAGCCATTCTTCAATGGCCAACCCCAACAAATGTGAAACAATTGAGAGGATTTTTGGGTCTCACATGCTACTATAGACGCTTTATTCAAGCATATGCTAGAATAGCTGCTCCTTTAACTGAATTACTAAAAAAAGATGTATACTTATGGACTGATGCCACTGAAACAACATTCTTGCAGCTAAAAGAGGTTATGATATCAGCACCTATTCTTGGAACGCCCAATTTCCATCAACCTTTTATCTTAGAAACAGATGCCTCAGGAGTAGGGATAGGTGCTTTGTTGCATCAAAATGGCCACCCAATTGCTTATTTCTCTAAGAAACTTGCACCACGAACACAAAAGCAGTCAGCTTATTTTCGAGAAATGTTGGCCATAGCTGAAGCAATTTCCAAGTTCAGACACTACCTACTGGGCCATCGGTTTATTATCAGAACTGATCAGAAGAGTTTGAGAAGTCTGATGGATAAAAAATTGCAGACCCCAGAGCAACAACAATGGCTCCATCGTTTCTTGGGATATGACTTCACAATCGAGTATAAACCAAGAATGGACAACTTGGCTGCTGATGCACTCTCTAGAGTAATGTACCTTTCATAG